Within the Streptomyces sp. NBC_00554 genome, the region GGCTGCCGCTCCAGCTCGCGCATCCGGGCGTCATCGGCCGGGTGATCGCGGAACTTGAGGAGTTCTGTGTCCCGGCGTGGCAGTCCAAGGAGAGCCATTGGCTGGCCGGAGAGCTCATTCTGCCTGTTCAGAGGGATTGTCAGACCCGGCTGGCAGGGTTCGCCCTCAGGTACAGCCTCGCAGACGGACTTGAGGTACTCAATGACGAGTAGTCAGAACTCTGCTGACACAAGGGAGTTACGCAGCCACCCTCCTTCCTTCGATCTCGTCGAGCGTCCGTGGGTGCGGGTGCAGTTGCTCGACGGCGGAGAAGCCGAGCTGTCGCTGAGGGAGGTCTTCACTCGGGCTCGGGAGATTCGGCGGCTCGCCGGAGACATCTCCACGCAGGACTTCGCACTGCTACGGCTGTTGCTCGCCATCCTGCACGACGCGCTCGACGGTCCCCAGGATGTGGACGACTGGGCCGAGCTGTGGGAAGCGGATGATCCGTTCGGGGCTGTGCCGGGGTATCTGGAGGAGCATCGGGGGCGGTTCGATCTGCTGGATCCGGTGGTGCCGTTCTTCCAGACGGGTGGACTGCGGACGCCGAAGGACGACGTCTTCTCACTCAACCGAATCGTCGCGGACGTCCCGAACGGATCGCCGTTCTTCACGATGCGCTCGCCCGGTGTCCGCCGGATCTCACTCGGGGAGGCAGCCCGATGGGTGGTGCACGCCCAGGCGTACGACACGTCAGGGATCAAGACAGGCGTAGTCGGGGACAGCAGGGCCAAGGCCGGGAAGGCTTACCCGCAGGGTGTTGCCTGGGCCGGAAACCTCGGCGGTGTCGTGGCGGAGGGCGAGACCCTCTGCACCACTCTGCTGATGAACCTCATGGCCACGGAAAGCAGACCGGCGAACGCAGGCAAGGACGACCGGCCGGTGTGGCGGCGTGCCCCGTCCGCACCGGGCACCGGCGCCGATCTTCCCTCGCGGCCCGACGGCATCCGTGACCTGTACACCTGGCAGTCCCGTCGGCTGCTGCTCAGCGCGGATGTCGACGGCGCGTACGGCGTCGTCCTCACGTACGGCGATCCGCTCGCACCACAGAACATGCAGCCCCATGAGCCCATGTCGGGATGGCGACGCAGCCAGGCCCAGGAAAAGAAGCTCGGACAGCCCTTGGTGTACATGCCTCGCGAGCACGATCCGGCGCGGGCGGCATGGCGGGGTTTGGCCGCGCTCATCGCTCCACGTGACCAGGGCGCGTCAGGGCGCAGCGATCCGCCGCCGGGACTGCGGCCGGGCATTGTCGACTGGCTGGCTCGGCTGATCGTTGAACGAGCCCTGCCGAAGGGGACGTTGATCCGCGTGCGGACATACGGGGCGGTCTACGGCACCCAGCAGTCCGTCATCGACGAGATCACCGAGGACAGCGTCACCATGGACGTGGTCCTCCTCAATGATCGTGACCGCCGCCTCGGCCAGACCGCAGTCGACGCCGTCGCCGTCGCAGAATCCGCGGTCGGCGTCCTCGGACACCTCGCCGCCGACCTGGCGGGGGCGGCAGGAAGCGCCCCGGATCCGCGAAAGAACGCCGCCCTCGACCGGGGATTCGGTGCGCTCGATCACCCGTACCGTGTCTGGCTGACCGGTATCCGCGATAGCGACGATCCTCGGGAACTGCGTGCGGTGTGGCAGCGGACGGTCCGCCGGGAGATCGGTGCGATCGGTGGCGAGCTGGTCTCGGCGGCCGGTGAGGCCGCCTGGGTGGGGCGGGTCATCGAGCACGCCAAGGGGCAATCGTGGCTTGATGCGGCCTCGGCAGATCTGCGCTTCAGATCCGCTCTGAAGAAGCACCTTCCGCTCGCCTACGAGCGCTCCGCCACGTACGAGGGCGATTCCGCCGCTGCCGAGGCCGCCCCCGAGACGGTTCCCGCAGCCGCTCCCGACCCCCAGAAGGTGCCCTCATGACGATCGCAGCACCAGCACGCGCGCCGCTCGGCACCGTGGGAACGCTCGTCGGCGACCAGATCGGCCGACTGCAGCGGGGATATCTCAACGACCGGTCCGAATCCGTCGCCGCCCTTGCCCGGCTCCGCCGCGGGGCAGGGGAGGACCCGCTGGCGGTACCCGACCTGTGGGGTCTGATCGAACTGGATGGGTTGCACGAGGACGCGGACCTCTCCAGCGAGAACTCCCTCATCCAAGCTCAGAACGCGGTCTGCACCGCCATGACGCTGTGGGCGCTGCACCAGCAGTCCCGGAGGACCGGCATGCACCGCACCGGAGGGCTCGAACTGGGTTCGGCTGTCCGCAGGCTGATGCCGGTGGGCGCCATCGACGAGCCGGTCCGCAAACGCTTCGTCCGGGTCGGCTCCGCACCCTCCCTGAAGGTGCTCTCCGTCCGGATGCGAGACCTGGTGACGCTTCTGCGCCGAGACGAGATCGGCCTCGACTACGCCCTCCTCGCTGACCAGTTGCACCTCTGGCAGCGGCCCGGAGGCCGCGACGGCGTACGGCGTTCCTGGGGGCGCTCTTTCCATGCCGCCGTGGCACCGATGCGGAAGGACTCGACTCCGGCTGAAAGCCCGACCGCCGATCCCGACGGCGACGACGTCAGCGACCGCACCAGCGCCCACGACGACTCCGACACAAAGGACGTTCAGTGATCAGCCGCATCATTCTTGAAGTGCACGTCCTGCAGAACGTCCCGCCGAGCAACTTGAACCGAGACGACACTGGTACGCCGAAGTCCGCCGTCTACGGTGGC harbors:
- the casA gene encoding type I-E CRISPR-associated protein Cse1/CasA, translating into MRVQLLDGGEAELSLREVFTRAREIRRLAGDISTQDFALLRLLLAILHDALDGPQDVDDWAELWEADDPFGAVPGYLEEHRGRFDLLDPVVPFFQTGGLRTPKDDVFSLNRIVADVPNGSPFFTMRSPGVRRISLGEAARWVVHAQAYDTSGIKTGVVGDSRAKAGKAYPQGVAWAGNLGGVVAEGETLCTTLLMNLMATESRPANAGKDDRPVWRRAPSAPGTGADLPSRPDGIRDLYTWQSRRLLLSADVDGAYGVVLTYGDPLAPQNMQPHEPMSGWRRSQAQEKKLGQPLVYMPREHDPARAAWRGLAALIAPRDQGASGRSDPPPGLRPGIVDWLARLIVERALPKGTLIRVRTYGAVYGTQQSVIDEITEDSVTMDVVLLNDRDRRLGQTAVDAVAVAESAVGVLGHLAADLAGAAGSAPDPRKNAALDRGFGALDHPYRVWLTGIRDSDDPRELRAVWQRTVRREIGAIGGELVSAAGEAAWVGRVIEHAKGQSWLDAASADLRFRSALKKHLPLAYERSATYEGDSAAAEAAPETVPAAAPDPQKVPS
- the casB gene encoding type I-E CRISPR-associated protein Cse2/CasB, whose protein sequence is MTIAAPARAPLGTVGTLVGDQIGRLQRGYLNDRSESVAALARLRRGAGEDPLAVPDLWGLIELDGLHEDADLSSENSLIQAQNAVCTAMTLWALHQQSRRTGMHRTGGLELGSAVRRLMPVGAIDEPVRKRFVRVGSAPSLKVLSVRMRDLVTLLRRDEIGLDYALLADQLHLWQRPGGRDGVRRSWGRSFHAAVAPMRKDSTPAESPTADPDGDDVSDRTSAHDDSDTKDVQ